A window of the Rhizobium sp. N324 genome harbors these coding sequences:
- a CDS encoding HupE/UreJ family protein — MTEAGAPGRKRVRAALAAAGILASPADAGAHLVNTGLGPVYDGVAHFAMSPEVILPIIALGILAGLRGLAHARASVVILPTAWVVFGFVGMLLGPLAVSPAYESLPLLMLGGLVATDIRMPAWCLALLAILFGAFEGYNFGSAYFAIGDGPAAVIGSAGLVFVLITLVSAAILKAKWNWTRIAMRVVGSWTAASGMLLLGWGLR; from the coding sequence ATGACAGAGGCTGGGGCTCCCGGAAGAAAACGCGTTCGCGCTGCGTTGGCGGCCGCCGGAATTCTTGCGAGTCCGGCGGACGCCGGCGCTCATCTGGTCAATACGGGATTGGGACCTGTCTACGATGGCGTCGCGCATTTTGCGATGTCGCCGGAAGTCATTCTGCCCATCATCGCGCTTGGCATATTGGCCGGACTTCGAGGGCTGGCCCATGCCCGGGCCTCGGTGGTGATCCTGCCGACCGCGTGGGTCGTATTCGGGTTCGTCGGGATGTTGCTCGGCCCACTCGCCGTCAGTCCTGCCTACGAAAGTCTGCCCTTGCTCATGCTGGGAGGACTGGTGGCGACCGACATTCGAATGCCCGCCTGGTGTTTGGCGTTGCTCGCGATACTGTTCGGCGCGTTTGAAGGGTACAATTTCGGCTCGGCATACTTTGCCATCGGCGACGGTCCGGCTGCGGTCATCGGGTCAGCTGGCCTTGTCTTCGTTTTGATCACCCTCGTCTCGGCTGCCATCCTGAAAGCGAAGTGGAACTGGACACGCATTGCAATGCGGGTGGTTGGCAGCTGGACGGCTGCGAGCGGCATGCTGCTTCTGGGGTGGGGGTTGCGTTGA
- a CDS encoding alpha-1,4-glucan--maltose-1-phosphate maltosyltransferase — MSFSANGGVLSTPPRIYYVNPLLLQGIDTWREVFDHAADTGFDHVLTAPLFDRGGERSVFASRDFDRLDPELSLASAVEDGVARLAEAGRKSGVALMMDLMLDGRARDAQAGFRPVDPRRSPLDPVEPLTAMGAERQSQLLAEWTERLQRLSGLGLSGYRMLGIDRVAPTLFKSLIAAVREKTEAQFFAWTPGTDFAVRGGIKGTGFDGCFSSMAWWDFDERWFIDEHRVQQSLGWQVAFPEPPFARRIAHGTESREILERRAVRALHLAASLGGGLMVPMGFEYGAATPLDPTHGNRSGLRGLRHDLAFDLCSEIRLANTEIGKVENAPASSLRLIRNANGPVSALLQSEVLDLRSADNVRFILLNRDLRKSAPAPVTALREAAFGFLPSAADGAALRLRAGEARVIEGKTPAPIISRPAVEIAQATASPRLAIENIMPRVDDGRFPVKRVVGDVVTVEADIFADGHDPIASVLLWRPLDAMADWNETEMHLVENDRWRADFLLERTGRYEFAVEAWKNPFAIFRYELTKKNDARLDLKLELQEGLNLVRSAKVAAPAALGADLDALVDRLEQASDAERTAILLEPKTSELMNKADRRPFRLRSMASAVDAERKAAGFASWYQIFPRSQSGDPDRHGTFDDVIARLPAIRDMGFDVLYFPPIHPIGSTNRKGRNNSLKAGPDDPGSPYAIGSEEGGHDAIHPELGEFEDFRRLVEAASRHGLEIALDLAIQASPDHPWLKEHPGWFDWRPDGTIKYAENPPKKYEDIVNVDFYTKDALPSLWVELRDIVQLWVDQGVKLFRVDNPHTKPFPFWEWLIGDIRARHPDVVFLSEAFTKPKVMYRLAKIGFSQSYTYFTWRNAKWELEQYMRELTETEAKEFFRPHFFVNTHDINPDFLQNAPRPAFLIRAALAATLSGLWGVYNGFELCEGRPDAKRKEYADSEKYEIRAWDYDRPGNIIAEISMLNRIRTENTALHSHLGLTLLNARNDNILFFEKASRARDNVLLIAISLDPHNFQQSDVELPLWHWSLGDGGTLDAEDLIGGHRFNWTGKWQNIGLNPHVLPYAIWRIRSREA, encoded by the coding sequence ATGTCATTTTCTGCGAACGGGGGTGTGTTGAGCACCCCACCCCGGATCTATTATGTCAATCCGCTCCTTCTCCAGGGCATCGATACATGGCGCGAGGTTTTCGACCATGCGGCGGATACCGGTTTCGATCATGTGCTGACGGCACCCCTCTTCGATCGGGGCGGGGAGCGCAGCGTGTTTGCTTCCCGGGATTTCGACCGCCTCGATCCTGAACTGTCGCTCGCAAGCGCGGTCGAGGATGGGGTGGCGCGCCTGGCGGAGGCTGGCCGCAAGAGCGGTGTCGCCTTGATGATGGACCTGATGCTCGACGGTAGGGCACGCGACGCCCAGGCGGGCTTTCGCCCTGTCGACCCGAGACGTTCGCCGCTGGACCCGGTGGAGCCGCTGACGGCGATGGGGGCGGAACGGCAATCGCAGCTGTTGGCGGAATGGACCGAACGGCTGCAGCGGCTGAGCGGTCTTGGTCTCTCCGGCTACCGGATGCTTGGGATCGATCGCGTCGCACCGACACTTTTCAAATCGCTGATTGCGGCGGTGCGCGAAAAGACCGAGGCGCAATTCTTCGCCTGGACGCCCGGCACCGATTTTGCGGTGAGGGGCGGGATCAAGGGAACAGGTTTCGACGGTTGTTTTTCGTCGATGGCCTGGTGGGATTTCGACGAGAGATGGTTCATCGACGAGCATCGCGTACAGCAATCGCTAGGCTGGCAGGTAGCATTTCCGGAGCCGCCTTTCGCGCGGCGCATCGCGCATGGAACCGAGAGCCGCGAGATTCTCGAGCGGCGCGCCGTCAGAGCCTTGCACCTTGCCGCTTCGCTCGGCGGCGGCCTGATGGTTCCGATGGGTTTCGAATATGGTGCGGCCACGCCGCTCGATCCGACGCACGGAAACAGGTCGGGTCTTCGGGGACTGCGCCACGACCTCGCTTTCGATCTTTGTTCCGAAATCCGCCTTGCGAATACCGAAATCGGCAAGGTCGAGAATGCGCCGGCCTCATCGCTGCGCCTGATCCGCAACGCCAATGGACCGGTCTCGGCACTTCTGCAGTCCGAGGTGCTGGATCTGCGGAGCGCTGACAATGTGCGGTTCATCCTGCTGAACAGGGACCTTCGGAAAAGCGCACCGGCGCCGGTCACCGCACTTCGCGAAGCGGCCTTCGGTTTTCTTCCCTCTGCCGCCGACGGCGCGGCTCTGCGTTTGCGGGCAGGGGAGGCGCGGGTCATCGAAGGCAAGACGCCGGCGCCGATCATCTCCAGGCCCGCTGTGGAGATCGCGCAGGCGACGGCATCGCCAAGGCTTGCCATCGAAAACATCATGCCTCGCGTCGATGACGGTCGTTTCCCGGTCAAGCGGGTGGTCGGTGACGTCGTAACCGTCGAGGCCGACATATTCGCCGACGGCCACGACCCGATCGCTAGCGTCCTGCTCTGGCGTCCGCTCGATGCCATGGCGGACTGGAACGAGACGGAGATGCATCTGGTCGAAAACGACCGCTGGCGTGCCGACTTCCTGCTGGAGCGCACCGGACGTTACGAGTTCGCCGTCGAGGCGTGGAAAAACCCGTTTGCGATCTTTCGCTACGAGCTGACCAAGAAGAACGACGCCCGGCTGGACCTGAAGCTCGAGCTGCAGGAAGGGCTGAACCTCGTCCGTTCGGCAAAGGTCGCGGCGCCTGCAGCGCTGGGCGCCGATTTGGACGCTCTTGTCGACCGCCTCGAACAGGCGTCGGATGCCGAGCGCACGGCGATCCTGCTCGAGCCCAAGACATCGGAATTGATGAACAAGGCCGACAGGCGGCCGTTCCGGCTTCGCTCCATGGCAAGCGCCGTCGATGCGGAGCGCAAGGCCGCCGGCTTTGCCAGCTGGTACCAGATTTTCCCGCGCTCGCAGAGCGGCGATCCGGACCGGCACGGCACGTTCGACGACGTGATCGCGAGATTGCCTGCCATCCGCGATATGGGTTTCGACGTGCTCTATTTCCCGCCGATTCATCCGATCGGTTCGACCAACCGGAAAGGCCGCAACAACAGCCTGAAAGCCGGGCCTGACGATCCCGGAAGTCCCTATGCGATCGGCTCCGAGGAGGGCGGTCACGACGCCATCCATCCCGAGCTCGGCGAATTCGAGGATTTCCGGCGTCTGGTCGAGGCGGCAAGCCGGCATGGGCTGGAGATCGCCCTCGACCTCGCCATCCAGGCATCACCGGATCACCCCTGGCTGAAGGAGCATCCCGGCTGGTTCGACTGGCGGCCGGACGGCACGATCAAATATGCGGAAAACCCGCCGAAGAAATACGAGGACATCGTCAACGTCGATTTCTACACCAAGGACGCGCTGCCTTCACTATGGGTGGAGCTGAGAGACATCGTCCAGCTTTGGGTCGACCAGGGCGTCAAGCTGTTTCGCGTCGACAATCCGCATACCAAGCCCTTTCCGTTCTGGGAATGGCTGATCGGCGATATCCGGGCGCGTCATCCCGATGTGGTCTTCCTGTCGGAAGCCTTCACCAAGCCGAAGGTGATGTACCGGCTGGCGAAGATCGGCTTTTCCCAGTCCTATACCTATTTCACCTGGCGCAATGCCAAATGGGAACTCGAGCAATATATGCGCGAGCTGACGGAGACGGAGGCGAAGGAATTCTTCCGCCCGCATTTCTTCGTCAACACCCATGATATCAATCCGGATTTCCTCCAGAACGCGCCGCGTCCCGCCTTCCTGATCCGCGCAGCCCTTGCCGCCACCCTTTCGGGCCTGTGGGGCGTCTATAATGGTTTCGAGCTTTGCGAAGGGCGACCCGATGCCAAGCGCAAGGAATATGCCGACAGCGAGAAATATGAGATCCGCGCCTGGGACTACGATCGGCCGGGCAACATCATCGCCGAGATCAGCATGCTCAACCGCATCCGGACCGAAAACACCGCGCTGCATTCGCATCTAGGGCTGACGCTGCTGAACGCGCGCAATGACAATATCCTGTTCTTCGAAAAGGCAAGCCGTGCGCGTGACAACGTCCTGCTGATCGCCATCAGTCTCGACCCTCACAATTTCCAGCAAAGCGATGTCGAGCTGCCGCTCTGGCATTGGTCGCTCGGGGATGGCGGCACGCTAGATGCCGAAGATCTGATCGGCGGGCATCGTTTCAACTGGACCGGCAAATGGCAGAACATCGGGCTCAATCCGCACGTTCTGCCCTATGCGATCTGGCGTATTCGCTCAAGGGAGGCATGA
- a CDS encoding MBL fold metallo-hydrolase gives MNAPVELCSYPELDDRIVIVRAGEEVDAVFVLTERFNVLIDTLGTPEQCLRALDLLEEKAAARPLIVINSHMDWDHFWGNAAIAGRAPIIAHTAALDRLRDPSAQQLLKDKMNQESRFQNVELIGPDITFSGAMVLNGGDLTLELIHTPGHTPDHIAVWIPELRTCLAVDAVEYPIPEVWSRTAGDLRLIRSSLQRIRDLDARLIIPAHGQTSSPSTVKANLAYFEALADRVDGLSERQLADGRLTRSSGFRLEDFVAIPDGMPADTATFYRNCHETNLGATVQAHIEKRKSA, from the coding sequence GTGAACGCACCGGTAGAATTATGCTCCTATCCCGAACTTGACGATCGGATCGTAATCGTTCGGGCGGGGGAGGAAGTCGATGCCGTGTTTGTCCTGACCGAGAGATTCAACGTCCTTATCGATACGCTCGGAACGCCAGAGCAATGCCTGAGGGCGCTGGATCTGCTTGAAGAAAAGGCTGCAGCCCGCCCGCTGATCGTCATCAATTCGCACATGGATTGGGATCACTTCTGGGGAAATGCCGCCATTGCGGGGCGCGCTCCGATTATCGCGCATACCGCAGCGCTCGATCGTTTGCGCGACCCCTCGGCGCAGCAACTCCTCAAAGACAAGATGAACCAGGAATCGCGGTTTCAGAATGTCGAACTCATTGGCCCCGACATTACCTTCTCCGGCGCGATGGTCCTCAACGGCGGCGATCTGACGCTCGAACTCATCCATACACCCGGGCACACGCCCGACCATATCGCCGTGTGGATTCCCGAACTGCGCACCTGCCTGGCTGTCGACGCAGTGGAATACCCCATTCCGGAGGTCTGGAGCAGAACTGCCGGCGATCTTCGCCTGATCCGTTCCTCGCTGCAGCGAATCCGCGATCTCGACGCGCGGCTGATCATCCCCGCGCATGGCCAGACATCTTCGCCTTCGACGGTGAAGGCGAACCTCGCCTATTTCGAGGCCCTGGCCGATCGTGTCGACGGGTTGAGCGAACGCCAGCTGGCCGATGGGCGGCTCACCCGTTCAAGCGGTTTCCGGCTTGAAGACTTCGTCGCCATCCCCGACGGGATGCCTGCGGATACGGCGACCTTCTACCGGAACTGCCATGAGACCAACCTTGGCGCCACGGTTCAGGCCCACATCGAAAAACGGAAATCCGCATAA
- a CDS encoding phosphotransferase enzyme family protein: MKPLEGGRTGQIWRDGDTVIRPAGAWTPTVHRFLRHLRSRGFLAAPMPVGITGENQEVVSYVTGRVCEHLADPFVGSETMLLSAARLLRDFHSTSEGFLATDRGVQTWMLPPQEPREIVCHGDYAPYNVATAEHEAVGIIDFDTAHPAPRLWDLAYTVYRWAPLSDPSHPGVTSSPDEQLRRAEIFCNAYGTTAKERRQLPEMICRRLQALVDFMQASASAGDETFAEDVAAGDARLYLGDIDYIRRHRDRLLKALS; the protein is encoded by the coding sequence GTGAAACCGTTGGAAGGCGGGCGAACCGGGCAGATCTGGCGCGACGGCGATACCGTCATCAGACCGGCAGGCGCTTGGACGCCGACCGTGCATCGGTTTTTGCGCCATCTCCGGAGCCGCGGTTTTCTGGCGGCGCCGATGCCGGTCGGCATCACGGGGGAAAACCAGGAAGTTGTCAGCTATGTCACCGGGCGCGTCTGCGAACACTTGGCGGATCCATTTGTCGGGTCGGAGACCATGCTGCTGTCTGCGGCCAGGCTTCTGCGGGATTTTCATTCGACATCCGAAGGGTTTCTGGCAACGGATCGAGGGGTCCAGACATGGATGCTGCCGCCGCAGGAACCGCGCGAGATCGTCTGCCACGGAGATTATGCACCGTACAATGTCGCCACGGCAGAGCATGAGGCCGTCGGCATCATCGATTTCGACACCGCCCATCCCGCCCCGCGCCTCTGGGATCTGGCCTATACGGTCTACCGCTGGGCACCCTTGTCCGATCCCTCCCATCCCGGCGTGACATCAAGCCCCGACGAGCAGCTGCGGCGAGCGGAAATCTTCTGCAACGCCTATGGAACGACGGCAAAAGAACGGCGCCAGCTCCCGGAGATGATCTGCCGGCGGCTTCAGGCGCTCGTCGACTTCATGCAGGCGAGCGCCTCGGCCGGAGACGAGACCTTCGCGGAGGACGTGGCTGCGGGAGACGCCCGGCTGTATCTCGGCGATATCGACTATATCAGAAGGCATCGGGATCGACTGCTGAAGGCTTTGTCCTGA
- the treS gene encoding maltose alpha-D-glucosyltransferase produces the protein MDTMNADGSHQPLLWYKDAIIYQLHIKSFYDANGDGVGDFAGLHAKLDHIAALGVNAIWLLPFFPSPRRDDGYDIADYGNVSPDYGTVEDFRAFVDAAHQRNIRVIIELVINHTSDQHPWFQRARQAPAGSPERDFYVWSDTDQKFPETRIIFIDTEKSNWTWDAVAGAYYWHRFYSHQPDLNFDSPLVMEELLKVMRFWLETGIDGFRLDAIPYLVEREGTINENLPETHAILKRIRAALDATHPGVMLLAEANQWPEDTREYFGEGDECHMAFHFPLMPRMYMAIAKEDRFPITDILRQTPEIPENCQWAIFLRNHDELTLEMVTDAERDYLWETYASDKRARINLGIRRRLAPLMERDRRRIELMNALLLSMPGTPVIYYGDEIGMGDNIYLGDRDGVRTPMQWSPDRNGGFSRVDPARLVLPPVADPLYGFEAVNVEAQSTDAHSLLNWTRKMLALRGRHPAFGRGSLRFLAPENRKILAYLREYDGETLMCVANLSRLPQAVELDLSAFEGRVPIELTGMSPFPPIGQLTYLLTLPPYGFFWFQLEADADPPAWRTAPPEQLPDLVTMVTRRGLLDLVDEPKLARVLSNEILPAYLAKRRWFGAKDQPLQAARLISATPIPFADGIVLGELEAVLPNHSESYQLPLAVAWDDAQPSVLTQQLALGRIRQGRRVGFLTDGFAAEAMARGILRGLGDRSRITGRTGMLEFLGTERLDRLAVTDDLPVHWLSAEQSNSSLIVGELAMIKLIRHIFPGIHPEVEMTRYLTRAGYDHTAPLLGEVAHTDSSGRRSTLIIVQGAIRNQGDAWNWMLNNLRRGADELVLNDPAVQPGDDVFQPLISFVAMVGLRLGELHVVLAGETADEAFRPVVAGDSEVEAMKKAVAGEVDYAMSKLSEREENADPVIDLLAAPLLKRRSELVELGATLAEATRHTLMTRTHGDFHLGQILVSEGDAVIIDFEGEPAKNLGERRAKTNPLRDVAGLLRSLSYLVATAKLDNDAVIEHENEVRREAIARFGHQAEEAFLDAYSQAVSASKALDMPADQRRRVLDAFLLEKAAYEIAYEARNRPKWLPIPLSGLTEIVSRLAGVKA, from the coding sequence ATGGACACGATGAATGCCGATGGCTCGCACCAGCCGCTGCTGTGGTACAAGGATGCGATCATCTACCAGCTGCACATCAAGTCGTTCTACGACGCCAATGGCGACGGCGTCGGGGACTTTGCCGGCCTGCACGCCAAGCTCGATCATATCGCCGCCCTCGGCGTCAACGCCATCTGGCTGCTGCCTTTCTTTCCCTCGCCGCGCCGCGACGATGGCTATGACATTGCCGATTACGGCAATGTCAGCCCTGATTACGGGACGGTGGAGGATTTCCGCGCCTTCGTCGATGCCGCCCACCAGCGCAATATCCGTGTCATCATCGAGCTCGTCATCAATCATACCTCCGATCAGCATCCCTGGTTCCAGCGCGCCCGCCAGGCGCCGGCCGGATCGCCGGAGCGCGACTTCTATGTCTGGTCGGACACCGATCAGAAATTTCCGGAAACGCGCATCATTTTCATCGATACGGAAAAATCCAACTGGACGTGGGATGCGGTGGCCGGCGCCTACTACTGGCACCGCTTCTATTCCCATCAGCCCGACCTGAATTTCGACAGCCCGCTCGTCATGGAGGAACTGCTGAAGGTGATGCGGTTCTGGCTGGAAACCGGCATCGACGGTTTCCGTCTGGACGCGATCCCCTATCTGGTCGAGCGCGAGGGCACGATCAACGAGAACCTGCCGGAAACCCATGCAATCCTGAAGCGCATCCGCGCTGCTCTCGATGCCACCCATCCCGGCGTGATGCTGCTTGCCGAGGCCAATCAATGGCCGGAGGACACGCGCGAATATTTCGGCGAGGGCGATGAGTGCCACATGGCCTTCCACTTCCCGCTAATGCCGCGCATGTATATGGCGATTGCCAAGGAGGACCGCTTCCCGATCACCGATATCCTGCGGCAGACGCCGGAAATTCCCGAGAATTGCCAATGGGCGATCTTTCTGCGCAACCACGACGAGCTGACACTCGAAATGGTGACCGACGCCGAGCGCGACTATCTCTGGGAAACTTATGCATCCGACAAGCGCGCCCGCATCAACCTCGGTATCAGGCGGCGCCTGGCGCCGTTGATGGAGCGCGACCGCAGACGGATCGAGCTGATGAATGCGCTGCTTCTCTCGATGCCGGGAACGCCGGTCATCTATTACGGCGACGAGATCGGCATGGGCGACAATATCTATCTCGGCGACCGGGATGGGGTGCGGACGCCGATGCAATGGTCTCCGGACCGCAATGGCGGTTTCTCCAGGGTCGACCCGGCGCGTCTCGTCCTGCCGCCGGTCGCCGACCCGCTTTACGGTTTCGAGGCCGTCAATGTCGAGGCGCAGAGCACGGACGCGCATTCGCTGCTCAACTGGACGCGCAAGATGCTGGCGCTGCGCGGCCGGCATCCGGCCTTCGGCCGTGGTTCGCTGCGGTTCCTCGCGCCGGAGAACCGCAAGATCCTCGCCTATCTCAGGGAATATGACGGCGAGACCCTGATGTGCGTCGCCAACCTCTCGCGGCTGCCCCAGGCCGTCGAACTCGACCTCTCAGCCTTCGAGGGCCGCGTTCCGATCGAATTGACCGGCATGTCGCCCTTTCCGCCGATCGGGCAACTGACCTATCTGCTGACACTGCCGCCCTACGGCTTTTTCTGGTTCCAGCTGGAGGCCGATGCCGACCCGCCGGCATGGCGCACCGCGCCGCCCGAGCAGCTTCCCGATCTGGTGACGATGGTCACCCGTCGCGGCCTGCTCGACCTTGTCGATGAACCCAAGCTTGCCCGTGTCCTCAGCAATGAAATTCTGCCTGCTTATCTGGCGAAGCGGCGGTGGTTCGGGGCAAAGGACCAGCCGCTGCAGGCGGCGCGTCTGATCTCCGCAACGCCGATTCCGTTTGCCGACGGGATCGTCCTCGGCGAACTGGAGGCGGTGCTGCCGAACCATAGCGAATCCTACCAGCTGCCGCTGGCGGTTGCCTGGGACGACGCGCAACCGTCGGTCCTGACCCAGCAGCTCGCGCTCGGACGGATCCGCCAGGGCAGGCGCGTCGGCTTCCTGACGGACGGATTTGCCGCTGAGGCGATGGCGCGCGGCATCCTGCGCGGGCTTGGCGACCGCTCCCGCATCACCGGCCGCACCGGCATGCTCGAATTTCTCGGCACGGAGCGGCTCGATCGTCTCGCGGTCACCGACGACCTTCCGGTCCATTGGCTCTCGGCCGAGCAATCCAACAGTTCGCTGATCGTCGGCGAGCTCGCGATGATCAAGCTGATCCGGCACATCTTTCCCGGTATTCATCCGGAGGTCGAGATGACGCGCTATCTGACCCGCGCCGGCTATGACCACACTGCGCCCCTGCTTGGCGAGGTCGCGCATACGGACTCCAGTGGACGCCGCTCGACATTGATTATCGTCCAAGGCGCCATCCGCAATCAGGGCGATGCCTGGAACTGGATGCTGAACAATCTGCGCCGCGGGGCAGACGAACTCGTGCTGAACGACCCAGCCGTCCAGCCGGGCGACGACGTCTTCCAGCCGCTGATCAGCTTTGTCGCGATGGTTGGCCTGCGGCTCGGCGAACTGCATGTCGTGCTCGCCGGCGAGACCGCGGACGAAGCTTTCCGCCCGGTCGTTGCCGGCGACAGCGAAGTCGAGGCAATGAAGAAGGCGGTTGCCGGCGAGGTCGACTATGCGATGTCGAAACTATCCGAACGCGAGGAAAATGCCGATCCGGTGATCGACCTGCTCGCAGCCCCGTTGCTCAAGCGCCGCTCCGAACTCGTCGAACTCGGCGCGACGCTGGCTGAGGCCACACGCCATACGCTGATGACGCGAACACATGGCGATTTCCATCTTGGCCAGATCCTCGTCAGCGAGGGCGATGCCGTCATCATCGACTTCGAGGGCGAGCCTGCGAAAAACCTGGGCGAGCGCCGCGCCAAGACCAATCCGCTGCGCGATGTCGCCGGGCTTTTGCGATCACTGAGTTATCTCGTCGCCACCGCCAAGCTCGACAACGATGCCGTCATCGAACACGAGAACGAAGTCCGGCGCGAGGCCATCGCCCGCTTCGGACACCAGGCGGAAGAGGCGTTCCTCGATGCCTATTCACAGGCGGTTTCGGCATCGAAGGCGCTTGACATGCCAGCCGATCAACGACGGAGGGTCCTCGATGCCTTTCTTCTCGAAAAGGCCGCTTATGAAATCGCCTATGAAGCCCGCAACAGGCCGAAATGGCTTCCGATCCCGCTCTCCGGCCTCACCGAAATCGTATCGCGCCTGGCGGGAGTCAAGGCATGA
- the glgB gene encoding 1,4-alpha-glucan branching protein GlgB, with product MNVERTELLAGIGQDALWALIEGRHGDPFSILGPHESGGMTIVRVYLPGAEAVDLIEAASGRVVAPFSIAHPAGLFAAATGLRTGYRLKITWPDAVQITEDPYSFGLLLGELDLHLISEGTHYSLSRTLGAVAMPIDGIAGVRFAVWAPNARRVSVVGDFNAWDGRRNPMRLRQSAGVWELFIPRLAPGERYKFEIVDAEGTCLPQKADPVARASEAAPSTASIVASSTPFRWSDDGWMRDRSRQERLEGAMSVYEVHAGSWLRDGRDGNRYLDWVELSQRLVPYASDMGFTHIELLPIMEHPFGGSWGYQPLGLFAPTGRYGTPEDFAYFVDRCHSAGLGVILDWVPAHFPTDVWGLARFDGSALYEHEDPREGFHRDWNTLIYNLGRNEVKGFLIASALEWLERYHVDGLRVDAVASMLYRDYSRNEGEWVPNQYGGRENLEAVEFFKHLNSIIHERCPHAMTIAEESTAWPGVTKPPEQGGLGFDIKWNMGWMHDSLSYIEKDPVYRSYHHGTMTFGMIYAYSERFMLPISHDEVVYGKGSLLTKMPGDEWQKFANLRSYLAFMWGHPGKKLLFMGSEVAQPGEWNHDASVSWDVLDRPVHVGIQRLVKDLNAFYSDEPALQFGDFHPEGFEWAAADDAVNSVLGMLRYARDRSSSVLIVSNFTPVPRYGYRIGVPDDGVWIERITTDAREYGGSGLVNGALSSEPVPAHGRPFSLSLTVPPLATVFLEGPSR from the coding sequence ATGAATGTTGAGCGCACGGAACTTCTCGCCGGCATCGGACAGGATGCACTCTGGGCCCTGATCGAGGGACGCCACGGCGATCCTTTCTCGATCCTCGGCCCGCACGAAAGTGGCGGCATGACGATTGTGCGGGTCTATTTGCCCGGCGCCGAAGCCGTCGATTTGATCGAGGCAGCGAGCGGCCGGGTAGTGGCGCCCTTCAGTATCGCCCATCCCGCCGGCCTGTTTGCGGCGGCAACCGGTTTGAGGACCGGATACCGGCTGAAGATCACATGGCCGGATGCGGTGCAGATCACCGAGGATCCCTATAGTTTCGGCCTGCTGCTCGGTGAGCTCGACCTTCATTTAATATCGGAGGGCACGCATTACAGTCTGAGCCGCACGCTTGGCGCGGTGGCGATGCCGATCGACGGCATAGCGGGCGTTCGTTTCGCGGTATGGGCGCCGAATGCCCGCCGAGTCTCGGTCGTCGGCGACTTCAATGCCTGGGATGGGCGGCGAAATCCGATGCGGCTGCGCCAGTCGGCGGGCGTCTGGGAGCTGTTCATTCCCCGGCTGGCGCCCGGCGAAAGATACAAGTTCGAAATCGTCGACGCCGAGGGAACCTGCCTGCCGCAAAAGGCCGATCCGGTGGCGAGGGCGAGCGAAGCCGCCCCATCCACCGCCTCGATCGTTGCATCGTCGACGCCGTTTCGATGGAGCGACGACGGCTGGATGAGGGACCGCTCCCGCCAGGAAAGGCTGGAAGGCGCGATGTCAGTCTATGAGGTGCACGCCGGCTCCTGGTTGCGCGACGGGCGGGACGGCAACAGATATCTCGACTGGGTCGAGCTCAGCCAGCGGCTCGTTCCCTATGCCAGCGACATGGGATTCACCCATATCGAACTACTGCCGATCATGGAGCATCCGTTCGGCGGCTCCTGGGGCTATCAGCCGCTCGGCTTGTTTGCCCCGACCGGCCGCTACGGCACGCCGGAGGATTTCGCCTATTTCGTCGATCGCTGCCATAGCGCCGGGCTCGGCGTCATCCTCGACTGGGTGCCGGCCCATTTTCCGACGGATGTCTGGGGTCTTGCCCGCTTCGACGGCAGCGCGCTCTACGAACACGAGGACCCGCGTGAAGGCTTTCACCGGGACTGGAACACACTTATCTACAATCTCGGCCGCAACGAGGTCAAAGGCTTCCTGATCGCCAGCGCGCTCGAATGGCTCGAGCGCTACCATGTCGACGGCTTGCGCGTCGACGCCGTGGCCTCGATGCTTTACCGCGACTACAGCCGCAACGAAGGCGAGTGGGTTCCCAACCAATATGGCGGCCGCGAAAATCTGGAAGCGGTGGAATTCTTCAAGCATCTGAACAGCATCATCCACGAGCGCTGCCCGCATGCCATGACCATCGCCGAGGAATCGACGGCCTGGCCCGGCGTTACCAAGCCGCCCGAGCAGGGCGGCCTCGGTTTCGACATCAAATGGAACATGGGCTGGATGCACGACAGCCTCAGTTATATCGAGAAGGATCCGGTCTACCGCAGCTATCACCACGGCACGATGACCTTCGGCATGATCTATGCCTATTCCGAGCGGTTCATGCTGCCGATTTCCCATGACGAGGTGGTCTACGGGAAAGGCTCGCTGCTGACGAAGATGCCGGGCGACGAATGGCAGAAATTCGCCAATCTGCGCAGCTACCTCGCTTTCATGTGGGGCCACCCCGGCAAGAAGTTGTTATTCATGGGAAGCGAGGTGGCCCAGCCGGGCGAATGGAACCACGACGCTTCGGTGAGCTGGGATGTGCTGGACCGGCCGGTGCATGTCGGCATTCAGCGCCTGGTGAAGGATCTGAATGCGTTTTATAGCGACGAGCCGGCGTTGCAATTCGGCGATTTTCATCCTGAAGGCTTCGAATGGGCGGCTGCCGATGACGCCGTCAATTCCGTTCTTGGCATGCTTCGTTATGCCAGGGACCGCTCTTCATCCGTCCTCATCGTATCGAATTTCACGCCGGTGCCGCGTTACGGCTACAGGATCGGCGTGCCTGATGATGGCGTGTGGATCGAGCGGATCACGACGGATGCACGCGAATATGGCGGCTCCGGCCTGGTCAACGGCGCGCTGTCGAGTGAGCCAGTGCCGGCCCATGGCCGGCCATTCTCCTTATCGCTGACGGTGCCGCCGCTGGCGACGGTCTTTCTCGAGGGACCGTCGCGTTGA